One genomic region from Nocardia vinacea encodes:
- a CDS encoding glutamate ABC transporter substrate-binding protein, which produces MNRARGLLAALAASALVAGCAAGSDAIDNKTTVYTEPPLPAKAVSIPTDSPIPAERDEQCGDPTASLRPTGAGAAARGPTIDAIRARGRLVVGLDTGSNLFSFRDPVSGTIVGFDADIAREVARDLFGSPEQIEYRSLGSAERESALQNHLVDIVAKTMTINCERRQKVAFSTVYLHANQRVLAVKNSGIRSLADLAGKRVCIVSGTTSLDHMRREQPAATILTVPTWADCLVVLQQRQVDAISTDDAVLAGLATQDSSYTELVGPSISVEPYGIGIPKGNDDLVRFVNGSLERIRNDGTWVRLYQQYLIALGPVPAPPVPTYQD; this is translated from the coding sequence ATGAACCGCGCGCGCGGGCTGCTCGCCGCGCTCGCCGCAAGCGCCCTGGTCGCCGGGTGCGCGGCGGGCTCGGACGCGATCGATAACAAGACCACCGTGTACACCGAACCACCGCTGCCCGCCAAAGCGGTTTCGATACCGACGGACTCACCGATTCCAGCGGAACGCGACGAGCAATGCGGCGATCCGACCGCGAGTCTGCGGCCCACCGGGGCGGGTGCGGCCGCCCGTGGACCGACCATCGATGCGATTCGTGCCCGCGGTCGGCTGGTGGTCGGATTGGATACCGGCAGTAACCTTTTCAGCTTCCGGGATCCAGTGAGTGGCACGATCGTCGGGTTCGATGCCGATATCGCCAGGGAGGTCGCGCGCGATCTGTTCGGTAGTCCGGAGCAGATCGAGTACCGCAGTCTCGGGTCCGCGGAGCGCGAGTCCGCGCTGCAGAATCACCTCGTCGATATCGTCGCCAAGACGATGACGATCAATTGTGAACGGCGGCAGAAGGTCGCCTTCTCCACCGTCTATCTCCACGCGAATCAGCGCGTGCTCGCGGTGAAGAACTCCGGCATCCGAAGTCTGGCCGATTTGGCGGGTAAGCGAGTGTGCATCGTTTCCGGCACCACCTCGCTGGATCACATGCGCCGCGAACAGCCCGCAGCGACCATCCTCACCGTGCCCACCTGGGCCGACTGTTTGGTAGTACTGCAGCAGCGCCAAGTCGACGCGATCAGCACCGACGACGCCGTCCTCGCGGGTCTGGCCACGCAGGACTCGTCGTACACCGAGTTGGTCGGCCCCAGCATCAGCGTCGAGCCCTACGGCATCGGAATCCCCAAGGGCAACGACGATCTCGTCCGCTTCGTCAACGGCAGCCTGGAGCGCATCCGCAATGACGGCACATGGGTCCGGCTGTACCAGCAATACCTCATCGCTCTAGGGCCGGTACCAGCCCCGCCCGTCCCGACCTATCAGGACTGA
- a CDS encoding serine/threonine-protein kinase: MTSPHDATDSTKGEPKEPAEESGETTRATAFFEPDMAEPGSAAIETIRWSPGTGPEAENLRPEATSGTGETADKSVRHHPASAETTRDHPASAETIRHQPASGETVRRNNMAAEFTVGAWNAPEPTSAATMRTSGRSVRTARSRPTTRKLGAGLVTIPNIPPADPRTAVLADAVVSEGRRFCWRCGNPVGRATATRPATTAGTCETCGAPYDFRPSLHEGDMVSSQYEIQGCIAHGGLGWIYLAIDRNVSDRWVVLKGLLHAGDTEAQAVAVAERQFLAEVAHPSIVKIHNFVEHTGDDGESIGYIVMEYVGGRSLRDILDTYPRPERMPVPEAIAYLLEILPALEYLHSIGLTYNDLKPDNIMVTEDQVKLIDLGAVATIDAYGNLYGTRGFQAPEIARTGPTVASDIYTVGRTLAVLTLSMPMEQGRYLDGIPDLADHPVLERYEFFHRLLLCATDPDPERRFPSARVMSAQLAGVLREILSMETGADHPQLSTVFSPQRGSFGTEELISQTDAYADGIARSNLLRADEVAAALPVPLIDPTDASVPVLAAVAHPEPNDALAALQEAHERAVADPEKTQETWDLELTLAEAKLRLELGESAAVLQMLSRLPGDHDWRIDWYLGQAQLLELDYQQAYDSFDAVLRVLPGEIAPKLALAATAELVLQHWDSDDHEQWRACAEKFYATVWRTDRAVVSAAFGLARQSAEAGQVDEAVRALDEVPAASRHYTTARMTAVWLLLTAAPIAELPESTLHLSASRVVGLPSGESRATQMRVLVHGAALAWLQSGNTPRSDGTTLFGAPFTERELRAGTEAGLRALARSAPGRNHRYALVDLANSIRAKTWI, from the coding sequence ATGACATCACCGCACGATGCCACCGATTCGACCAAGGGCGAGCCGAAGGAACCCGCCGAGGAATCCGGAGAGACCACCAGGGCAACCGCGTTCTTCGAACCAGATATGGCCGAACCAGGCTCCGCGGCCATCGAAACGATCAGGTGGTCACCGGGTACCGGCCCCGAGGCCGAAAACCTGCGTCCCGAGGCCACTTCCGGCACCGGGGAGACCGCCGACAAATCCGTCCGTCACCACCCCGCCTCCGCCGAAACGACCCGTGACCACCCCGCCTCCGCGGAAACCATCCGCCACCAACCCGCCTCCGGCGAAACCGTTCGGCGGAACAATATGGCCGCTGAATTCACCGTCGGCGCATGGAATGCCCCGGAGCCGACCTCCGCCGCGACCATGCGCACCTCCGGCCGCAGCGTCCGCACCGCGCGCTCGCGACCGACGACGCGCAAACTCGGCGCCGGACTGGTCACGATTCCGAATATCCCGCCCGCCGATCCACGCACCGCGGTGCTCGCCGATGCCGTCGTCTCCGAGGGCAGGCGCTTCTGTTGGCGTTGCGGCAACCCGGTCGGGCGCGCCACCGCGACCCGCCCCGCGACAACCGCTGGCACCTGCGAAACCTGCGGTGCGCCATACGATTTCCGCCCGTCACTGCACGAGGGCGATATGGTGTCGAGCCAGTACGAGATCCAGGGCTGTATCGCGCACGGCGGACTCGGCTGGATCTACCTCGCGATCGACCGCAATGTCAGCGACCGCTGGGTCGTCCTGAAGGGTTTGCTGCACGCGGGCGATACCGAGGCGCAGGCGGTGGCCGTCGCCGAACGCCAATTCCTCGCCGAGGTGGCACATCCCAGCATCGTCAAGATCCACAACTTCGTCGAGCACACCGGCGACGACGGCGAGTCCATCGGCTACATCGTCATGGAGTACGTCGGCGGCCGCTCGCTGCGCGATATTCTCGACACCTATCCGCGGCCGGAGCGGATGCCGGTCCCCGAGGCGATCGCATATCTGCTCGAGATCCTGCCCGCGCTGGAGTATCTGCACTCGATCGGGTTGACCTACAACGACCTCAAACCCGATAACATCATGGTCACCGAGGATCAGGTCAAACTCATCGACCTCGGCGCCGTCGCCACCATCGATGCCTACGGAAACCTGTATGGCACCAGGGGTTTTCAGGCACCCGAGATCGCCAGGACCGGTCCGACGGTGGCCTCGGACATCTACACGGTCGGGCGGACGCTGGCCGTGCTGACTTTGAGCATGCCGATGGAACAGGGACGCTATCTCGACGGCATTCCCGATCTCGCCGACCATCCGGTGCTCGAACGCTACGAGTTCTTTCATCGCTTGCTGCTGTGCGCGACCGATCCCGATCCCGAGCGCCGCTTTCCCTCCGCGCGCGTCATGTCGGCCCAGTTGGCCGGTGTACTGCGCGAGATCCTGTCCATGGAGACCGGCGCCGACCATCCACAGCTGTCCACAGTTTTCAGTCCACAGCGCGGCAGCTTCGGCACCGAGGAGTTGATCAGCCAGACCGACGCCTATGCCGACGGCATTGCCAGAAGCAATCTGCTGCGCGCCGACGAAGTGGCTGCGGCACTTCCGGTTCCGCTCATCGATCCGACGGACGCATCGGTGCCCGTGCTCGCGGCCGTGGCACATCCGGAACCGAACGATGCGCTTGCGGCGCTGCAGGAAGCGCATGAGCGCGCAGTGGCCGATCCCGAAAAGACACAGGAGACATGGGATCTGGAACTGACGCTGGCCGAGGCCAAGCTCCGGCTCGAACTCGGCGAATCGGCGGCGGTGCTGCAGATGCTGTCACGACTGCCCGGCGATCACGATTGGCGCATCGACTGGTATCTGGGCCAGGCCCAACTGCTCGAGTTGGACTACCAGCAGGCCTATGACAGCTTCGATGCGGTGCTGCGGGTGCTACCCGGCGAGATCGCGCCCAAGCTCGCACTCGCGGCAACTGCGGAACTCGTACTGCAACACTGGGATTCGGACGACCACGAACAATGGCGGGCCTGTGCGGAGAAGTTCTACGCCACTGTCTGGCGCACCGATCGAGCCGTGGTGAGTGCCGCGTTCGGCCTGGCCAGGCAGTCGGCCGAGGCGGGTCAGGTCGACGAGGCGGTGCGCGCGCTCGACGAAGTGCCCGCCGCCTCCCGGCACTACACAACGGCTCGGATGACCGCGGTGTGGCTATTGCTCACCGCGGCCCCGATCGCCGAACTCCCCGAATCCACCCTGCACCTTTCGGCCTCGCGCGTTGTCGGTCTGCCCAGTGGGGAGAGCCGCGCGACCCAGATGCGCGTGCTCGTCCACGGTGCTGCGCTGGCCTGGCTGCAATCGGGCAATACACCGAGGAGCGACGGGACGACTCTCTTCGGCGCGCCGTTCACCGAGCGCGAGCTGCGCGCGGGCACCGAGGCCGGGCTGCGCGCCCTGGCCCGCAGCGCCCCCGGCCGCAATCACCGCTATGCCTTGGTCGACCTGGCGAACTCGATCCGCGCCAAGACCTGGATCTAG
- a CDS encoding acetate kinase, producing the protein MRSGGRATGGRNDLVLVINSGSSSIKYQLLDPESGVVAASGMVDRIGEEQAGIEHQVDGRTIQHRQPIADHTAGLRLVFDVFAESGHDLATAGVRAVGHRVVHGGEVFYRPTLIDDDVVAAISDLSSLAPLHNPANVAGIESARELLPGVPQVAVFDTAFFHGLPDAAKTYAIDAKLAAAHGIRKYGFHGTSHEYVSGRVAALLDRDPADLNQIIFHLGNGASASAIRGGHPIDTTMGLTPLEGLVMGTRGGDLDPGIFAHLVRAAHMDVDQIDEMLNRNAGLKGLSGVNDFRELQRLIDGGDAAARLAYDVYIHRLRRYLGAYLIELGGVDAITFTAGVGENSPQVRADALAGLSRFGIAVDPARNTAADRAARHISAPGAEVAVLVVPTNEELAIAQAALRVVAAQRAD; encoded by the coding sequence ATGCGGAGCGGTGGTCGGGCGACCGGTGGGCGCAATGACCTCGTGCTGGTGATCAATTCCGGCTCGTCGTCGATCAAATACCAGCTGCTGGACCCGGAGTCGGGTGTGGTCGCCGCGTCCGGCATGGTCGATCGGATCGGCGAGGAGCAGGCCGGGATCGAGCATCAGGTCGATGGCCGAACCATCCAGCATCGACAGCCGATCGCCGATCACACGGCGGGGCTGCGGCTGGTTTTCGATGTGTTCGCCGAATCCGGCCACGATCTGGCCACCGCCGGGGTGCGCGCGGTCGGGCACCGCGTGGTGCACGGCGGCGAAGTGTTCTACCGGCCGACGCTCATCGATGACGACGTGGTCGCGGCCATATCCGACCTGTCTTCGCTTGCGCCGCTGCACAATCCGGCGAATGTCGCGGGCATCGAGAGCGCGCGCGAACTGCTGCCCGGCGTACCGCAGGTGGCGGTCTTCGACACCGCGTTCTTCCACGGCCTCCCCGATGCCGCCAAGACCTACGCCATCGATGCGAAACTCGCTGCCGCGCATGGCATCCGGAAGTACGGCTTCCACGGCACGTCGCACGAGTACGTCTCCGGCCGGGTCGCCGCGCTGCTCGATCGCGATCCCGCAGACCTGAATCAGATTATCTTCCACCTCGGCAACGGCGCGTCGGCATCGGCCATACGCGGCGGACACCCGATCGACACCACCATGGGCCTCACCCCGCTGGAAGGCTTGGTGATGGGGACCAGGGGCGGCGATCTCGATCCCGGGATCTTCGCGCATCTGGTCCGCGCGGCCCACATGGATGTCGACCAGATCGACGAAATGCTGAACCGCAACGCCGGACTCAAGGGCCTATCCGGCGTCAACGACTTCCGTGAGTTGCAGCGGCTCATCGACGGGGGCGACGCCGCGGCGCGCCTGGCCTACGACGTGTACATCCACCGCCTGCGCCGCTACCTCGGCGCGTATCTGATCGAGCTCGGTGGCGTCGATGCCATCACCTTCACCGCGGGCGTCGGCGAGAACAGCCCGCAGGTCCGCGCCGACGCACTCGCCGGGCTGTCCCGCTTCGGCATCGCAGTCGACCCGGCCCGCAACACCGCTGCGGACCGCGCGGCCCGGCATATCTCCGCACCGGGCGCAGAGGTTGCCGTGCTGGTCGTGCCGACCAATGAGGAATTGGCGATAGCGCAGGCCGCGCTCCGCGTTGTCGCAGCTCAGCGCGCTGATTGA